One Pseudonocardia abyssalis DNA segment encodes these proteins:
- a CDS encoding transglycosylase domain-containing protein has product MSGAHTVVSTRAPGGRRRAEAGAVGWWQPPTRRRGGPGQDTPRGDGSGRRRAAPGRIGALVARLRPGGGGSQHRRPATPEERRSQRLRLIRRTVLAGLAAGLLGPLLVFGLGWVFFSVPSPTDAVTNQVALVSYSDGSRLTRLVPEEGNRIAVAIGDVPPHVREAVLAAEDRTFYSNPGFDLTGILRAVWNQVQGGSGGGSTITQQYVKNALVGDEYSLWRKYKEVVLAVKISQERTKDEILGDYLNAIYFGRGAYGIQSASQAYFGKPVQLLDPSEGALLAGLIQSPSRWDPARNPDRAVERWNFVLDGMVAQGWLGAPERATVQFPATIEPRRAAAGVPADANGHVVTAVTAELDSLGITSEDLAQEGLRITTTIDPERQQQAVDAAQAALEGQPDNLRSAMVAIEPQTGGILAYYGGDNGLGLDYARVQRLAGSTFKPFVVLAGLQQDPPVGLGETFDGEEVPGLRNAEGADCDRCDLKQAMTVSNNVVFNTLAKQVGPESVAAAARAAGITAPLDDPNEGIALGNKEVSALELASAYATIAGGGVWHQPHLVSEVVTADGRVLFSAPTEGERRFPERVARNVVESMLEVAGQDGLALPDGRPVAAKTGTVQSRFDGDNNDAWMAGFTPSLSTSVWIGTDMNTPIRTSSGDPISGKTLPGDVWQTFMGEALDEAPVETFPPYRPIGEAASDAPPGVDPEATPTPTPTPEPVVTPSSETPVPPTPEVPQETDAPQPERPREQDSLLFGNGGGDPEPTRTTPSTQDCSVTPCG; this is encoded by the coding sequence GTGTCGGGTGCACACACCGTCGTCTCCACACGAGCGCCGGGCGGGCGCCGCCGGGCCGAGGCCGGTGCGGTCGGCTGGTGGCAGCCCCCGACGCGGCGCCGCGGTGGACCGGGTCAGGACACCCCCCGCGGCGACGGATCCGGCCGCCGCCGGGCGGCCCCCGGCCGGATCGGCGCACTCGTCGCGCGCCTGCGCCCCGGCGGTGGAGGCTCGCAGCACCGCAGGCCGGCGACCCCCGAGGAGCGCCGCTCGCAGCGCCTGCGGCTGATCCGCCGCACCGTGCTCGCCGGGCTGGCCGCGGGGTTGCTGGGCCCGCTCCTGGTCTTCGGCCTGGGTTGGGTGTTCTTCTCCGTCCCCAGCCCCACCGACGCGGTGACGAACCAGGTCGCACTGGTGTCCTACTCCGACGGCAGCCGCCTCACCCGGCTGGTGCCCGAGGAGGGCAACCGGATCGCGGTGGCCATCGGCGACGTCCCCCCGCACGTCCGCGAGGCGGTGCTCGCCGCCGAGGACCGCACGTTCTACTCCAACCCGGGCTTCGACCTCACCGGCATCCTGCGCGCGGTCTGGAACCAGGTGCAGGGCGGCTCGGGCGGCGGCTCGACGATCACGCAGCAGTACGTCAAGAACGCCCTCGTCGGCGACGAGTACTCGCTGTGGCGCAAGTACAAGGAGGTCGTGCTCGCCGTCAAGATCTCGCAGGAGCGGACGAAGGACGAGATCCTCGGCGACTACCTCAACGCCATCTACTTCGGCCGCGGCGCCTACGGCATCCAGTCCGCGAGCCAGGCCTACTTCGGCAAGCCGGTGCAGCTGCTGGACCCGAGCGAGGGCGCACTGCTGGCCGGGCTGATCCAGTCCCCGTCGCGCTGGGACCCGGCGCGCAACCCGGACCGGGCCGTCGAGCGCTGGAACTTCGTGCTCGACGGGATGGTCGCGCAGGGCTGGCTGGGCGCTCCGGAGCGGGCCACGGTCCAGTTCCCCGCGACGATCGAGCCGCGCCGGGCCGCGGCCGGGGTGCCCGCCGACGCGAACGGCCACGTCGTCACCGCCGTCACCGCCGAGCTCGACTCGCTCGGGATCACCTCCGAGGATCTCGCCCAGGAGGGCCTGCGGATCACCACGACGATCGACCCGGAGCGCCAGCAGCAGGCCGTCGACGCCGCGCAGGCGGCTCTGGAGGGGCAGCCGGACAACCTGCGCAGCGCGATGGTCGCGATCGAACCGCAGACCGGCGGGATCCTCGCCTACTACGGCGGCGACAACGGCCTGGGCCTGGACTACGCCCGCGTGCAGCGCCTCGCCGGGTCGACGTTCAAGCCGTTCGTCGTGCTCGCCGGGCTGCAGCAGGACCCGCCGGTCGGCCTGGGCGAGACGTTCGACGGCGAGGAGGTGCCCGGGCTCCGCAACGCCGAGGGGGCCGACTGCGACCGCTGCGACCTCAAGCAGGCCATGACGGTCTCCAACAACGTCGTGTTCAACACCCTCGCCAAGCAGGTCGGGCCGGAGAGCGTCGCCGCCGCCGCGCGGGCCGCCGGGATCACCGCGCCCCTGGACGACCCGAACGAGGGCATCGCACTCGGCAACAAGGAGGTCAGCGCGCTGGAGCTGGCCTCGGCGTACGCCACGATCGCCGGTGGCGGGGTCTGGCACCAGCCCCACCTGGTCAGCGAGGTCGTCACGGCCGACGGGCGGGTGCTGTTCTCCGCACCGACCGAGGGCGAGCGCCGGTTCCCGGAGCGGGTCGCGCGCAACGTCGTCGAGTCGATGCTGGAGGTCGCGGGCCAGGACGGGCTCGCGCTGCCCGACGGGCGGCCGGTCGCGGCGAAGACGGGCACCGTGCAGTCGCGGTTCGACGGCGACAACAACGACGCCTGGATGGCCGGGTTCACCCCGTCGCTGTCGACGTCGGTGTGGATCGGCACCGACATGAACACCCCGATCCGCACGTCGAGCGGCGACCCGATCAGCGGCAAGACGCTCCCCGGTGATGTCTGGCAGACGTTCATGGGCGAGGCCCTCGACGAGGCGCCGGTGGAGACGTTCCCCCCGTACCGGCCGATCGGCGAGGCGGCGTCGGACGCACCCCCCGGCGTCGACCCGGAGGCGACGCCGACCCCGACGCCCACCCCGGAGCCGGTCGTCACGCCGTCCTCCGAGACGCCCGTGCCACCGACGCCGGAGGTCCCGCAGGAGACCGACGCCCCGCAACCCGAACGGCCCCGCGAGCAGGACTCGCTGCTGTTCGGCAACGGCGGGGGCGACCCGGAACCGACGCGGACCACGCCGTCCACGCAGGACTGCTCGGTCACGCCCTGCGGCTAG
- a CDS encoding DUF3500 domain-containing protein produces MITADPARDIATRTAGAAAAWLASLDADQRRVASGAVPGSADDAERLRWFYTPTDHGGLTVHAQRPAQQRLAMALVASVLSEAAYVTATTVMGLENVLDRTEGFVTGFGRDRGRDPGLYYLRVFGEPGGAAPWAWRFGGHHVSVNVVVVDGRVAATTPLFLGADPASSPLLGGARLRPLGAVEDLARDLVRSLDADLAAAAVLLPRAPSDIVTANRSRVSPGDRVIPLAGVWRAPFDDAGEQAKLQRMSDAIDDTAGLDDTDHAAVALTHAPKGVPASALDAGQRERLRALLGCYLDRVAEGLSPLPRYADDAALDAVHLAWAGSTTPGEPHYYRLQGPRLLLEWDNTQRDVNHAHSVWRDPEADFGLDVLAGHRAAHH; encoded by the coding sequence GTGATCACCGCAGATCCCGCCCGCGACATCGCCACCCGGACAGCGGGGGCCGCGGCGGCGTGGCTCGCCTCCCTCGACGCCGACCAGCGCCGCGTCGCGTCCGGCGCGGTCCCCGGGTCCGCCGACGACGCCGAGCGGCTGCGCTGGTTCTACACCCCCACCGACCACGGCGGGCTCACCGTCCACGCCCAGCGCCCCGCCCAGCAGCGGCTGGCGATGGCGCTCGTCGCGAGCGTGCTGTCCGAGGCCGCGTACGTCACCGCGACGACGGTGATGGGACTGGAGAACGTGCTCGACCGCACCGAGGGCTTCGTCACGGGCTTCGGTCGCGACCGCGGGCGCGACCCCGGCCTCTACTACCTGCGCGTCTTCGGCGAGCCGGGGGGTGCGGCGCCGTGGGCGTGGCGGTTCGGCGGGCACCACGTGTCGGTCAACGTCGTCGTCGTCGACGGGCGGGTGGCCGCGACGACGCCGCTGTTCCTCGGGGCCGATCCCGCGTCCTCCCCCCTGCTCGGCGGCGCGCGCCTGCGCCCGCTCGGGGCCGTGGAGGACCTCGCGCGCGACCTCGTCCGCTCCCTCGACGCCGACCTCGCCGCCGCCGCGGTGCTGCTGCCGCGCGCGCCGTCGGACATCGTCACGGCCAACCGCAGCCGGGTGTCACCCGGCGACCGCGTGATCCCGCTCGCCGGGGTGTGGCGGGCTCCGTTCGACGACGCGGGCGAGCAGGCGAAGCTGCAGCGGATGAGCGACGCGATCGACGACACGGCCGGGCTGGACGACACCGACCACGCCGCGGTCGCCCTCACCCACGCCCCGAAGGGCGTGCCCGCCTCGGCGCTGGACGCGGGGCAGCGCGAGCGGCTGCGCGCGCTGCTGGGGTGTTACCTCGACCGGGTGGCCGAGGGCCTGTCGCCGCTCCCCCGCTACGCCGACGACGCCGCTCTCGACGCCGTTCACCTGGCCTGGGCGGGTTCCACGACCCCGGGCGAGCCGCACTACTACCGGCTGCAGGGCCCGCGGCTGCTGCTGGAGTGGGACAACACCCAGCGCGACGTCAACCACGCCCACTCGGTGTGGCGCGACCCCGAGGCCGACTTCGGGCTCGACGTCCTGGCCGGACACCGGGCCGCTCACCACTAG
- a CDS encoding alpha/beta hydrolase, with product MRNGGWNVVWRRAVLGAGFAVGALGVLGAAGARRPVIRRWPASIVQAAPCLPASEAPGAMALLAGAAGVGAALVGGPAGYAATAIDGLAVAALQGLRGDAARSATVLDAALASLPGVPEPPRPGRLPAGRPARSRHLRAADLAYGDDPAQRLDVWGPAEPVTGAPVLVQVHGGGWTGGDKALSASPLLAHLVDRGWVCVTVNYRLGPQQRWPAMIVDVKRALAWVHEHIAEHGGDPSFVAITGGSAGGHLASLAAVTAGDPAFQPGFEADDTSVVAAVPVYGVHDFSVDEHGLHHTVQHGVTGTTYAADRATWLAASPLHRAGPGAPPFLVVHGSADTIVAVGQSRRFVARMRELGNEVYFAELPHAQHGFDGFPTARTGHHVRAVHRFLSAVHARRTVPAATTVG from the coding sequence GTGCGCAACGGTGGCTGGAACGTGGTGTGGCGGCGGGCCGTGCTCGGTGCGGGATTCGCGGTGGGGGCACTCGGCGTACTCGGGGCGGCCGGGGCCCGGCGCCCGGTGATCCGGCGCTGGCCTGCGTCGATCGTGCAGGCGGCGCCGTGTCTGCCCGCGTCGGAGGCCCCCGGGGCGATGGCGCTGCTCGCCGGGGCGGCCGGGGTGGGCGCCGCGCTGGTCGGAGGCCCGGCGGGGTACGCCGCCACCGCGATCGACGGTCTGGCGGTCGCCGCGCTGCAGGGCCTGCGTGGTGACGCTGCGCGCTCGGCGACGGTCCTCGACGCCGCACTCGCGTCGCTGCCCGGGGTCCCGGAACCGCCCCGGCCCGGACGGTTGCCCGCCGGTCGCCCGGCTCGGAGCCGGCACCTGCGGGCGGCCGACCTCGCCTACGGTGACGACCCGGCCCAGCGCCTCGACGTGTGGGGTCCCGCCGAACCGGTCACGGGTGCGCCGGTGCTCGTGCAGGTGCACGGCGGCGGGTGGACGGGCGGGGACAAGGCCCTCTCCGCCTCGCCGCTGCTCGCCCACCTCGTCGACCGCGGGTGGGTGTGCGTCACCGTCAACTACCGGCTCGGCCCGCAGCAGCGGTGGCCGGCGATGATCGTCGACGTCAAGCGCGCGCTCGCGTGGGTGCACGAGCACATCGCCGAGCACGGCGGCGACCCCTCGTTCGTCGCGATCACCGGGGGGTCCGCGGGCGGGCACCTGGCGTCGCTGGCCGCGGTCACGGCGGGCGACCCGGCGTTCCAGCCCGGCTTCGAGGCGGACGACACCTCCGTCGTCGCGGCGGTGCCGGTGTACGGCGTGCACGACTTCTCCGTCGACGAGCACGGCCTGCACCACACGGTGCAGCACGGCGTCACCGGCACGACGTACGCCGCCGACCGCGCGACGTGGCTGGCCGCCTCGCCGCTGCACCGCGCGGGTCCGGGCGCCCCGCCGTTCCTGGTCGTGCACGGCAGCGCCGACACGATCGTCGCCGTCGGGCAGTCGCGGCGGTTCGTCGCGCGGATGCGGGAGCTGGGCAACGAGGTGTACTTCGCCGAGCTGCCGCACGCCCAGCACGGCTTCGACGGATTCCCGACCGCGCGCACCGGGCACCACGTCCGGGCGGTCCACCGGTTCCTCTCCGCCGTCCACGCGCGTCGGACGGTCCCGGCGGCCACCACGGTGGGGTGA
- a CDS encoding nucleoside/nucleotide kinase family protein has protein sequence MIPDLVSRIGALPGRRVVVGVAGCPGAGKTTLVAALRDAVAAEHGADAVAHVPMDGFHLADVELARLGRAGRKGAPDTFDVGGYVALLRRIRARDEDVVLAPMFERDLEQAVAGAIPVPRAARVVLTEGNYLLLDEPGWREVRAELDEVWFCAVDDDLRRARLTARHVRFGRTPAEAAAWVAAVDDPNAVLVEATRGRADLVVRVG, from the coding sequence GTGATCCCCGATCTCGTGTCCCGCATCGGGGCGCTCCCCGGCCGGCGGGTCGTGGTGGGCGTCGCCGGCTGCCCCGGCGCGGGCAAGACGACGCTGGTCGCGGCTTTGCGCGACGCGGTGGCGGCCGAGCACGGCGCCGACGCCGTCGCGCACGTCCCGATGGACGGGTTCCACCTCGCCGACGTCGAGCTGGCCCGGCTGGGCCGCGCCGGTCGCAAGGGCGCCCCCGACACCTTCGACGTCGGCGGCTACGTCGCCCTGCTGCGCCGGATCCGCGCGCGGGACGAGGACGTCGTCCTCGCGCCGATGTTCGAGCGCGACCTCGAGCAGGCGGTGGCCGGGGCGATCCCGGTGCCGCGCGCCGCCCGGGTGGTCCTCACGGAGGGCAACTACCTGCTGCTCGACGAACCTGGCTGGCGCGAGGTCCGCGCCGAGCTGGACGAGGTCTGGTTCTGTGCCGTCGACGACGACCTGCGTCGGGCCCGGCTCACGGCCCGGCACGTGCGGTTCGGGAGGACCCCGGCGGAGGCGGCCGCCTGGGTGGCGGCGGTCGACGACCCCAACGCGGTGCTGGTCGAGGCCACCCGGGGGCGAGCCGACCTGGTGGTGCGGGTCGGCTAG
- the pgsA gene encoding phosphatidylinositol phosphate synthase: MLNVFARVHVNRVVEPFGRWLVARGVTPNAVTVIGTIGTVAAAVWFLPRGELFVGTLVIWFFVMFDMIDGAMARARGHSTPFGAVLDSTCDRLADGALFAALAWWALGVGEQRLVGLAALVCLVAGSLVSYVKARAEGAGLSADGGLVERAERLILALVGTGLEGLGVPYALAVALWLLAAASVWTFGQRLVAVHRSAQGTPAGQA, from the coding sequence ATGCTCAACGTCTTCGCCCGTGTGCACGTCAACCGCGTCGTCGAGCCCTTCGGGCGCTGGCTGGTCGCGCGCGGGGTCACGCCGAACGCCGTCACCGTCATCGGGACGATCGGCACGGTCGCGGCGGCGGTCTGGTTCCTGCCGCGCGGCGAGCTCTTCGTGGGCACCCTCGTCATCTGGTTCTTCGTGATGTTCGACATGATCGACGGTGCGATGGCCCGCGCCCGCGGCCACAGCACCCCGTTCGGCGCGGTGCTCGACTCCACCTGCGACCGCCTCGCCGACGGCGCCCTGTTCGCCGCGCTCGCCTGGTGGGCGCTGGGGGTGGGGGAACAGCGGCTGGTCGGTCTCGCGGCGCTGGTCTGCCTGGTCGCGGGCTCGCTCGTGTCCTACGTCAAGGCGCGCGCGGAGGGGGCCGGTCTTTCCGCCGACGGCGGCCTCGTCGAGCGCGCCGAGCGGCTGATCCTCGCGCTCGTCGGCACAGGCCTGGAGGGCCTGGGCGTCCCGTACGCACTGGCCGTGGCGCTGTGGCTGCTCGCCGCGGCGTCGGTGTGGACGTTCGGGCAGCGGCTCGTCGCGGTCCACCGCAGCGCGCAGGGCACACCGGCCGGGCAGGCGTGA
- the thrS gene encoding threonine--tRNA ligase — translation MSAPAPSPAPAPVRVPAGTTAGAAVREAGLPTNGPSAVVVVRTLPDGDGAGQLRDLAWIPDVDVEVESVGADTPDGRAVIRHSAAHVLAQAVQQLRPEAKLGIGPPVVDGFYYDFDVEVPFTPEDLTKLESAMKKIIKAGQKFARRRYDSLDDARKELADEPYKLELIELKGVDTSEVMEVGGAELTAYDNVHAHTGEVVWSDLCRGPHVPTTKFIPAFKLMRSAAAYWRGSEKNPMLQRIYGTAWESTEAMDLHLDRLLEAEKRDHRRLGSELDLFSFPDEIGSGLPVFHPKGGIIRREMEAYSRQRHEESGYEFVTSPHITKGQLFETSGHLDWYAEGMYPAMHLDAEHNADGTVRKPGQDYYLKPMNCPMHNLIFRSRGRSYRELPLRLFEFGTVYRYEKSGVVHGLTRARGFTQDDAHIYCTPDQLQDEIKSLLRFVLDLLRDYGLDDFYLELSTRNPEKSVGTDEQWEEATEALRVAAEDSGLELVLDPGGAAFYAPKISVQAKDAIGRTWQLSTIQVDFQLPDRFDLEYTAADGSRRQPYMVHRALFGSIERFFGVLLEHYAGAFPAWLAPVQVVAIPVTDEQVPAVREIAAALRARGIRVEVDAGDDRMQKKIRTHTLAKVPFMLLAGARDVEAGAVSFRFRDGTQVNGVPVSDAVDRIAAWVASRNNANPTADALTPA, via the coding sequence GTGTCCGCGCCCGCACCCAGCCCCGCCCCCGCTCCCGTCCGGGTGCCGGCGGGGACGACCGCGGGCGCCGCCGTCCGCGAGGCGGGCCTGCCGACGAACGGGCCGAGCGCGGTCGTCGTCGTCCGCACCCTGCCCGACGGAGACGGCGCCGGGCAGCTCCGCGACCTCGCCTGGATCCCCGACGTCGACGTCGAGGTCGAGTCCGTCGGTGCCGACACCCCGGACGGCCGCGCCGTGATCCGGCACTCCGCCGCGCACGTGCTCGCCCAGGCCGTGCAGCAGCTGCGCCCGGAGGCGAAGCTCGGGATCGGCCCGCCCGTCGTCGACGGCTTCTACTACGACTTCGACGTCGAGGTGCCGTTCACCCCGGAGGACCTGACCAAGCTCGAGTCCGCGATGAAGAAGATCATCAAGGCCGGGCAGAAGTTCGCGCGTCGCCGCTACGACTCCCTCGACGACGCCCGCAAGGAGCTCGCCGACGAGCCGTACAAGCTGGAGCTGATCGAGCTCAAGGGCGTCGACACCAGCGAGGTCATGGAGGTCGGCGGGGCGGAGCTCACCGCCTACGACAACGTGCACGCCCACACCGGCGAGGTGGTGTGGTCGGACCTGTGCCGCGGCCCGCACGTGCCGACCACGAAGTTCATCCCGGCGTTCAAGCTGATGCGCAGCGCCGCGGCGTACTGGCGGGGCAGCGAGAAGAACCCGATGCTGCAGCGCATCTACGGCACCGCGTGGGAGTCCACCGAGGCGATGGACCTGCACCTGGACCGCCTGCTGGAGGCCGAGAAGCGCGACCACCGCCGGCTGGGCTCCGAGCTGGACCTGTTCTCCTTCCCCGACGAGATCGGCTCGGGCCTGCCGGTCTTCCACCCGAAGGGCGGGATCATCCGCCGCGAGATGGAGGCGTACTCGCGGCAGCGGCACGAGGAGTCGGGCTACGAGTTCGTCACCAGCCCGCACATCACCAAGGGTCAGCTGTTCGAGACCTCCGGGCACCTGGACTGGTACGCCGAGGGCATGTACCCGGCGATGCACCTCGACGCCGAGCACAACGCCGACGGCACCGTGCGCAAGCCCGGCCAGGACTACTACCTCAAGCCGATGAACTGCCCGATGCACAACCTGATCTTCCGGTCCCGCGGGCGGAGCTACCGGGAGCTGCCGCTGCGGCTGTTCGAGTTCGGCACCGTGTACCGCTACGAGAAGTCCGGTGTGGTGCACGGCCTGACCCGTGCCCGCGGTTTCACCCAGGACGACGCGCACATCTACTGCACACCCGACCAGCTGCAGGACGAGATCAAGTCACTGTTGCGGTTCGTGCTGGACCTGCTGCGCGACTACGGCCTCGACGACTTCTACCTGGAGCTGTCCACCCGCAACCCGGAGAAGTCGGTGGGCACCGACGAGCAGTGGGAGGAGGCCACCGAGGCCCTGCGGGTGGCGGCGGAGGACTCCGGGCTGGAACTCGTCCTCGACCCCGGCGGCGCCGCGTTCTACGCGCCGAAGATCTCGGTGCAGGCGAAGGACGCGATCGGGCGCACCTGGCAGCTGTCCACGATCCAGGTCGACTTCCAGCTGCCCGACCGCTTCGACCTGGAGTACACCGCCGCCGACGGCTCGCGCCGGCAGCCCTACATGGTCCACCGCGCGCTGTTCGGGTCGATCGAGCGGTTCTTCGGCGTGCTGCTGGAGCACTACGCGGGCGCGTTCCCGGCATGGCTGGCGCCGGTGCAGGTCGTCGCGATCCCGGTCACCGACGAGCAGGTGCCCGCCGTCCGCGAGATCGCCGCGGCGCTGCGGGCGCGGGGGATCCGGGTCGAGGTCGACGCCGGCGACGACCGGATGCAGAAGAAGATCCGCACCCACACGCTCGCCAAGGTGCCCTTCATGCTGCTGGCGGGGGCGCGCGACGTCGAGGCCGGGGCCGTCAGCTTCCGGTTCCGCGACGGGACCCAGGTCAACGGCGTGCCGGTGTCCGATGCGGTCGACCGGATCGCGGCGTGGGTGGCGAGCCGGAACAACGCGAACCCCACCGCCGACGCCCTCACCCCCGCATGA
- a CDS encoding LLM class flavin-dependent oxidoreductase has translation MPLSVLDLVPVGSGSTPTEALRASTALIRRVEQLGFRRYWVAEHHGMPGIASSSPAVLIAHLAGASSTIRVGSGGVMLPNHQPLVVAEQFGTLDALHPGRIDLGIGRAPGTDPRTAQALRRGTGSLGADDFLEQLTELASYFRGEGPVTAVPAHGQQPDMWLLGSSGYSAQVAGLLGLPFAFAHHFSGENTDAALALYRETFRPGTLQEPYSMIAASVLAAETDAEAQRLALPSALQFLKLRLGTPGLVPTPEEAAAYPYSSQEQAFVDDRLAGQVIGSPDTVRDGVRALVERTGVDELMVVTGAHSGADRIRSYELLADAFAPAGTMAG, from the coding sequence GTGCCTCTCTCCGTGCTCGACCTCGTCCCCGTCGGCTCCGGCTCGACCCCCACCGAAGCGCTGCGGGCCAGCACCGCGCTGATCCGGCGCGTGGAGCAGCTCGGCTTCCGCCGCTACTGGGTGGCCGAGCACCACGGCATGCCCGGCATCGCCAGCTCGTCGCCCGCGGTGCTGATCGCGCACCTGGCCGGGGCGTCGTCGACGATCCGGGTCGGTTCCGGCGGGGTGATGCTGCCGAACCACCAGCCGCTGGTGGTCGCCGAGCAGTTCGGCACCCTCGACGCCCTGCACCCCGGCCGGATCGACCTCGGCATCGGGCGCGCCCCGGGCACCGACCCGCGCACCGCGCAGGCCCTGCGCCGCGGCACCGGGTCGCTGGGGGCCGACGACTTCCTCGAGCAGCTCACCGAGCTCGCCTCCTACTTCCGCGGCGAGGGACCGGTCACCGCCGTGCCCGCGCACGGGCAGCAGCCGGACATGTGGCTGCTGGGCTCGAGCGGGTACAGCGCGCAGGTCGCGGGCCTGCTCGGGCTGCCGTTCGCCTTCGCGCACCACTTCAGCGGCGAGAACACCGACGCCGCGCTGGCCCTGTACCGCGAGACGTTCCGGCCCGGCACGCTCCAGGAGCCCTACTCGATGATCGCCGCGTCGGTGCTCGCCGCCGAGACCGACGCCGAGGCGCAGCGCCTCGCCCTGCCGAGCGCCCTGCAGTTCCTCAAGCTCCGCCTGGGCACCCCCGGCCTCGTGCCGACGCCCGAGGAGGCCGCCGCCTACCCGTACTCGAGCCAGGAGCAGGCGTTCGTCGACGACCGGCTGGCCGGGCAGGTCATCGGCTCCCCCGACACGGTCCGCGACGGCGTGCGCGCCCTCGTCGAGCGCACCGGCGTCGACGAGCTGATGGTCGTCACCGGCGCCCACAGCGGTGCCGACCGGATCCGCTCCTACGAGCTGCTGGCGGACGCGTTCGCCCCGGCGGGCACCATGGCCGGATGA
- a CDS encoding HIT family protein, whose translation MSDAADPQLEPRDGVGTPDGFRRLWTPHRMAYIKDAGTTGCPFCRIPSLPDAEGLVVARGDAVYAVLNLHPYNPGHLMLLPYRHVAELEDLTDDEAGELMAFTQEAVRTLKRVAAPHAFNVGLNLGTVAGGSLADHLHQHVVPRWGGDANFIAVVGQTKVIPQLLSETRDLLASAWEQHG comes from the coding sequence ATGAGCGACGCCGCGGATCCGCAGCTGGAGCCCCGCGACGGCGTCGGCACGCCCGACGGTTTCCGCAGGCTGTGGACCCCCCACCGCATGGCCTACATCAAGGACGCCGGCACCACGGGCTGTCCGTTCTGCCGGATCCCGTCCCTGCCCGACGCCGAGGGGCTCGTGGTCGCGCGCGGCGACGCCGTCTACGCGGTGCTCAACCTGCACCCCTACAACCCCGGACACCTCATGCTGCTGCCCTACCGGCACGTCGCGGAGCTGGAGGACCTCACCGACGACGAGGCGGGAGAGCTGATGGCGTTCACCCAGGAGGCGGTCCGGACGTTGAAGCGGGTGGCGGCGCCGCACGCGTTCAACGTCGGGCTGAACCTGGGCACCGTCGCGGGCGGTTCGCTGGCCGACCACCTGCACCAGCACGTCGTCCCGCGCTGGGGAGGCGACGCCAACTTCATCGCCGTCGTCGGGCAGACCAAGGTCATCCCGCAGCTGTTGAGTGAGACCCGCGACCTGTTGGCGTCGGCCTGGGAGCAGCACGGATAG
- a CDS encoding nuclear transport factor 2 family protein, whose product MTDPISAFRDAVHAGDVDAAVALFAPDAVFVSPVVHQTYVGRDALRAILTAVVSVFEDFTYTDAYGDDDGRVLVFTARVGDRALQGVDILRAVDGVLTELTVMVRPYSAATALRERMAALLTP is encoded by the coding sequence ATGACCGACCCGATCTCCGCGTTCCGCGACGCCGTCCACGCCGGTGACGTCGACGCGGCCGTGGCGCTGTTCGCCCCCGACGCCGTCTTCGTCTCCCCCGTCGTGCACCAGACCTACGTCGGGCGTGACGCGCTGCGGGCGATCCTGACCGCAGTCGTCTCCGTGTTCGAGGACTTCACCTACACCGACGCGTACGGCGACGACGACGGGCGCGTCCTGGTCTTCACCGCCCGCGTCGGTGACCGCGCGCTGCAGGGCGTGGACATCCTGAGGGCGGTGGACGGCGTGCTCACCGAGCTGACGGTGATGGTGCGTCCCTACTCGGCGGCCACCGCACTGCGCGAGCGGATGGCGGCGCTGCTCACCCCGTAG